A genome region from Nicotiana tabacum cultivar K326 chromosome 13, ASM71507v2, whole genome shotgun sequence includes the following:
- the LOC107766521 gene encoding uncharacterized protein LOC107766521, whose amino-acid sequence MTGAAGYGGVISDSNGNWIVGYTGSSKHTTSLHMELMGLLHGLRLAHLRQLTHLEVAVDAKEVLNLLNADNIFYSHILNDYRSALHQLADPHVTHTYREQNQVADTMKKHDLMEYRGPSMLVF is encoded by the coding sequence ATGACTGGCGCTGCAGGTTATGGAGGAGTCATTAGTGACTCTAATGGGAACTGGATTGTTGGATACACTGGTAGTTCTAAGCACACAACTAGTTTACATATGGAGCTAATGGGTCTTTTACATGGCCTTCGTTTAGCACACCTCCGCCAGCTCACACATTTGGAAGTAGCTGTTGATGCAAAAGAGGTATTAAATTTGTTAAATGCAGATAACATATTTTACTCACACATTCTTAATGACTACAGATCCGCTCTCCACCAGCTGGCTGATCCTCATGTTACTCATACATATCGGGAgcaaaatcaagtggcggatACTATGAAAAAACACGACCTTATGGAATATCGTGGACCATCAATGCTCGTTTTTTAA
- the LOC107766555 gene encoding polyadenylate-binding protein 2 translates to MEEEEHEVYGGEIPMEAEMEADMEHHGGAADDDAVKELDEMKKRLKEMEDEAVALREMQAKVEKEMGSVQDPASAAASQASREEVDSRSIFVGNVDYACTPEEVQQHFQACGTVNRVTILTDKFGQPKGFAYVEFVEQEAIQEALQLNESELHGRQLKVMPKRTNVPGMKQFRGRRFNPYMAYGFRRPYTPPYFYSPYGFGKVPRFRRATRFMPYY, encoded by the exons ATGGAGGAAGAAGAGCACGAAGTGTACGGAGGAGAAATCCCAATGGAAGCTGAAATGGAAGCTGACATGGAGCATCACGGCGGTGCCGCCGATGATGATGCCGTTAAG GAGTTGGATGAAATGAAGAAACGATTAAAGGAGATGGAAGATGAAGCTGTTGCTCTCCGTGAGATGCAAGCCAAAGTTGAAAAAGAAATGGGTTCTGTTCAAG ATCCTGCTAGTGCAGCTGCTTCTCAGGCAAGCCGTGAGGAAGTGGATTCAAGATCAATATTTGTTGGCAAT GTTGATTATGCATGTACCCCGGAGGAAGTTCAGCAGCATTTCCAGGCATGTGGCACTGTGAATCGAGTTACTATTCTAACTGATAAGTTTGGTCAACCTAAAGGTTTTGCATATGTTGAATTCGTTGAACAAGAAGCTATTCAGGAGGCACTTCAGCTGAATGAGTCCGAACTGCATGGACGCCAGTTGAAG GTTATGCCCAAGAGAACTAATGTTCCAGGGATGAAGCAGTTTCGTGGTAGGCGCTTCAATCCTTATATGGCTTACGGATTCAGAAGGCCTTATACACCTCCTTATTTCTACTCCCCTTATGGATTCGG GAAAGTTCCAAGGTTCAGGAGGGCTACGCGGTTCATGCCTTACTATTAA